TACTATTCGACATTCTCGCTGTGGGACACTTTCCGCGCGTGGAACCCGTTGCAGACGCTGGTGGATACGACGTTAGTCAACGACATGATCCGCAGTATGCTCGACATGTACGACATAACGGGCGAGCTTCCGATCTGGCCGCTCGCGTCGGGCGAGACGGGGACGATGATCGGCTACCATGCCGCGTCGGTCATTGCCGACGCCTACCTGAAAGGTATCCGCGGATACGATGCCGAAAAGGCGCTCGATGCGATGATCCGCTCGTCGAACATCAATAAGAAAGGTTCCGATTACTATGTGGCACAGGGGTTTATACCTTCCAATATCAAGCGCGAGTCGGTCTCCTGCACGCTGGAATATGCCTACGACGACTGGGCGATCTCCCGCATGGCCGGGGCCATGGGCCGGGACGACGTCGCCCGGGAGTATGCGCAGCGGGCGCTCAACTACGCCAATGTCTTCGACGGGTCGACCTGTTTCTTCCGCGGCCGCGGGACGGACGGCAACTGGTCTGAGCCGTTCGAAGAGTTCGCCACGGGGCGCGACTATACCGAGGCCACGCCGTGGCACTACCGTTTCTTCGTGCCGCACGACGTGAACGGGCTCGCCGGGCTTTTCGGCAGCCGCGAGGCATTCGTCCGTGAACTGGATCGGCTCTTTACGCTCGAATCGGACGAGATGCAGCTCGACGTAAGCGACGTGACGGGGCTCATGGGGCAGTATGCCCACGGCAACGAACCCAGCCACCACATGGCCTACCTCTACAATTATGTCGGGCAGCCGTGGCGGACACAGGAGCTCACGCGCAGCCTGCTGCACGGGATGTACGCCCCGACGCCTGCGGGGATCATCGGCAACGAGGACTGCGGCCAGATGTCGGCGTGGTACATCTTCTCCAGCCTGGGCTTCTATCCCGTCTGCCCCGGCTCGAACCAGTTTGCGCTGACCGCCCCCCAATTCCCGAAGGCCGTCGTGCGCCTGGCCAATGGCCGCACGCTGACCGTTACGGCAAACAACCCCCGCCGCAATACCTATATCGCTTCGGTGACGCTCGACGGAGTGCCCGTGACCGAAAATTTCATCACCTACGAACAACTGATGCAGGGGGGAGAACTGCACTTTACGCTCCGGCAGCGTCCTGACTTCACGCGCGGTACGGAGGCTGCCGCGGAACCCTATTCGCTCACGCGCGGCCAGGTCGTTTCGATCCCCTATACCACGCAGAACGTGAGCCTCTTCACCGAGCCTGTGGCCGTCGCCCTGGCCACGACGACGGCCGGGGCCGAAATCCGCTATACGCTCGACGGCTCGGAGCCGGACGAAACCTCGGCGCTCTATGCCGGGCCCGTCGTTGTCGACCGCTCGCTGACGCTCAAGGCGCGGGGATTCAAACCCGGGGCCGCACCGAGCCGTACGCTGACGCTCCAAGCCGAGAAGGCCGTATTCCGCAAAGGGCTGTCCGGAGCGGGCGCGGCCATGCGTCCGGGCGTCGCCTATGCCTGTTACGAAGGCGTGTTCTCGCATGTGGACGAGATTCGCCGGGGGAAGCTCGTGGCGTCCGGGACAATGCCCGAGCCGTCGATTGCCGATGCCCCGCAGGAAGACCATTTCGGATATATTTTCAACGGCTGGATCCGCATTCCCGAACGGGGCGTGTGGGAGTTCATGACCAAGAGCGACGACGGCAGCGTGCTCGTGATCGGCGACCGGAAGGTGGTCGACAACGACGGGTCGCACGCTTCGGTCATGGCGACCGGGCGCGTGGCGCTCGAAGCGGGTCTGCATCCCTATACGCTCATGTATTTCGAGGATTACGAGGGGCAGGATCTCTCCTGGGGCTGGAGGGCGCCCGGAGCGGCTCTCTTCGAGCAGATCCCCGCGGAGCGTCTGTGCGTCGAATTTCCCAATTGTCCCGGTGATTAAACTATAAAGTTATGAAACGATTGTTCTATCTTCTGGCGGCAGCGGCGTTCACTGCCTGCGGTTCGGCCACGACGCTCAGCGTCATGACCTTCAACATGCGTTACGACAACCCCGAAGACGGGGCGGACAACTGGCGTTTCCGCCGCGGGCGGGTCGCCGAGGTGATCGCTTCGCACGGCGTCGACGTTTTCGGTACGCAGGAGCTGCTTGCCAACCAGCTCGGCGACCTGAAGCGTTTGCTGCCCGGCTATGCTGCGGTGGGCGTCGGCCGTGAGGACGGTGCCGAGGCGGGCGAGTTCAGTGCCGTATTTTACCGGCGGGATCGTTTTACGCCCCTCGAATCCGGGACTTTTTGGCTGAGCGAAACCCCCGACGTCGCAGGCTCGAAAGGGTGGGACGGCGCCTGCGAGCGCGTGGCAACCTGGGTCGTATTGCATGACAGGGACGGGAGCAGGGAGTTCCTCTTCGTCAACACCCACCTCGACCATGTAGGGCAGGTCGCCCGCGACGAAGGCGTGAACCTGCTCAGGGAGCGCATCGAAGCGCTGCGCGGGGATCGGCCTGTGATCCTGACGGGCGATTTCAATTCCGAGCCCGGCTCGTCGGTCGTGGCGCACGTGCAGAAAGACGGCGTGCT
This Alistipes onderdonkii DNA region includes the following protein-coding sequences:
- a CDS encoding GH92 family glycosyl hydrolase codes for the protein MTKKLTFALLALGLLACAPRPAGPVDYVDPFIGTGYHGHTYPGATTPFGMVQLSPDTRAGDWDACAGYHYDDTTIDGFSHTHLSGTGCADLADILFHPTTREIVLHDGACVLQPYFFSHGDEKASCGYYAVELPGENIRVELTAAPRTGVHRYTFTGKGPRQVVVDLMYTIAEERVDMRELRTTAPDEIAGMRRTQGWVPDQYVFFSARFSEPFADVRLLGDKQTVLTFAPETETLTIAVGLSSVSAENARLNSVAEVPELDFDAVHARAAALWREALGDIVVEGGSRDEMVNFYTAQYHTKLTPNLMSDVNGEYRRHDQRIARMPQGGAYYSTFSLWDTFRAWNPLQTLVDTTLVNDMIRSMLDMYDITGELPIWPLASGETGTMIGYHAASVIADAYLKGIRGYDAEKALDAMIRSSNINKKGSDYYVAQGFIPSNIKRESVSCTLEYAYDDWAISRMAGAMGRDDVAREYAQRALNYANVFDGSTCFFRGRGTDGNWSEPFEEFATGRDYTEATPWHYRFFVPHDVNGLAGLFGSREAFVRELDRLFTLESDEMQLDVSDVTGLMGQYAHGNEPSHHMAYLYNYVGQPWRTQELTRSLLHGMYAPTPAGIIGNEDCGQMSAWYIFSSLGFYPVCPGSNQFALTAPQFPKAVVRLANGRTLTVTANNPRRNTYIASVTLDGVPVTENFITYEQLMQGGELHFTLRQRPDFTRGTEAAAEPYSLTRGQVVSIPYTTQNVSLFTEPVAVALATTTAGAEIRYTLDGSEPDETSALYAGPVVVDRSLTLKARGFKPGAAPSRTLTLQAEKAVFRKGLSGAGAAMRPGVAYACYEGVFSHVDEIRRGKLVASGTMPEPSIADAPQEDHFGYIFNGWIRIPERGVWEFMTKSDDGSVLVIGDRKVVDNDGSHASVMATGRVALEAGLHPYTLMYFEDYEGQDLSWGWRAPGAALFEQIPAERLCVEFPNCPGD
- a CDS encoding endonuclease/exonuclease/phosphatase family protein; its protein translation is MKRLFYLLAAAAFTACGSATTLSVMTFNMRYDNPEDGADNWRFRRGRVAEVIASHGVDVFGTQELLANQLGDLKRLLPGYAAVGVGREDGAEAGEFSAVFYRRDRFTPLESGTFWLSETPDVAGSKGWDGACERVATWVVLHDRDGSREFLFVNTHLDHVGQVARDEGVNLLRERIEALRGDRPVILTGDFNSEPGSSVVAHVQKDGVLHDVKQVAARKSGTEWSFSDFGQIPEAERPLLDYIFVSDGIAADLYEVLPDTLGGGYVSDHAPVMAIVKFEK